CCGTATGTAAGGCATGGTAAAATGCACGTGTCCATtactgttttcttatgttttagaTTGTAATTTCCTTTTAAAAGCTCTTTAAAACTCCAGTACATCCTCCAGCTGTTATGGATTCTATCTCCTGGCTGTTGCTGTCTGTGTCGAAAGAAATTCTCTTGCCCAAGTATATGTAATGGTCTACATATTCAAGTTCTTTGCCTTGTATGTGTATTTTTGTAGGGGCtccgttagtcataatttttgtttttgtatggtTCATTTCTAATCCGACTTTACAGCTTTCCTCGTTCAGCTCATTTAACATTATTTGTAGATGCtggtattttctgaaaatatagcTATATCATCTGCGAAACGCAAATGACTTAAGTGTTTATCGAATACTTTAATTCCTTTTTTATCCCAGTCCAGTTGATAGAATATGCTTTTAGCTATGAATAACTATAAATTTTGCTTACAGCTATGAATAACTTTGGTGATATTGGGTCCCCTTGTCGGACTCCTCTGCCTATTTTGAATTCTTTTCCTCTCGTTTCGAGTTTGACTCTGCTAGTACTGTTTTCATATATATTCCTTAGAGTGTTGATGTATTTAGAGTTTATCTTGCAGTCATTGAGGGCCTTCCAGATTGCGTTGTGGGAGATGCTGTCAAATGCCTTGGTGTAGTCTATGAAGGTTAGTTGTATTCTTTGTATCGTTCTATGATTTATTCCATTGTGTGGATGTGGTCTGTTGTTGAGTAGCCTGACCGGAACCCCGCTTGCTCTACTGGTTGGAGATTGTCAATTTGTCTTGTTATTCTATTTAAGAGCAGAGACGTGAACAGCTTGTAGGTGCATGCTAGCAGGCTTATAGGGCCGAtagttagttatattttttgggtcaccttttttgtataaaattgtgATGTCTGATGTATGCCATTGTTTGGGAGTTTTCTCATATTGTATgatcatattaaatatttcatgttACTAAACTGATTTTAATAAAGTAAACTTATTATTGGTGCCAACTGCCAAATGAGagtgctggtggcctagcggtaagaacgtgcgacttgcaatccggaggttgcgggttcaaaccacggctcgtaccaatgagtttttcggaacttatgtacgaaatatcatttgatatttgccagtcgcttttcggtggaggaaaacatcgtgaggaaatcggactaatcccaacaaggttggaaggtcagatggcagtcgctttcgtaaaaactagtgcctataccaattcttggaattagttgcctAGTGGACCCCAGGGTCCCATGAGCCGtgtcaaaatgccgggacaacgcgaggaagatgatgattattgGTGCCAAATGGTGGGCACCTTCAACCTTGTGTAAAGGCACCACTGTTCAGTGCCAGTGCCAGTTTCCAATGCCAATCATTAGGTAGTTTTAACACTTAATTTGGAATTAGTATGTCAGGACATACATAACCTTTGACCccctttttgtattttcttccTAATCAGAATCATTGGAACTAATGAGTGTCAAGGAGGCTTGGATTCACTATCTTGATTTTTTTGTGCCAAATTAAGGGTGCTTAAtcttttttattgtataatttcaGAGGTTCTTCAAGAGCCTGCAGTAATGGCAAAAATCTCAGACACAAAGGCAGCAAGCGAGGTAAAGCTCCTGGAGAGTTTCTACACCATGTTGCAGTTGGAGCCGGCCAAGGCGTTCTACGGGAAGAAGCATGTTGAGAGGGCTAATGAGGCACAGGCGATTGAGGTCCTGATGATATCTGATAAGTTATTTAGGTAGGTTTGTATTTACTTTTTGTATATCTGATAAGTTATTTAGGTAGGTTTGTATTAACTTTTTGTATAAAAGTATAGAATCAATTCTTCGGCGAGgaaaaaaaacctgccaagtgcgagtcggactcgcgcacgaagggttccgtaccattacgcaaaaaacggcaaaaaattcataaatgtttttagtatttgttgttatagcggcaacagaaatacatcatttgtaaaaatttcaactgtctagctatcacggttcatgagatacagcctggtgacagacgttcagcggagtcttagtaatagggtcccgtttttaccctttgggtacggaaccctaaaaacaaaaggAAACCTGTATTACCGGCATACAATATTTGCAAAAGAATAAAACGTCTGACGTTTCCGTTAAGTCCCCCATCTTGGGGACTAGAGTAAAAATCCTCTTGTACAATGGGAGAGGTCCTGTGCCAAGTATTGCATTTTAAAATGGTATGATGGTGATATTGCAAGAAATAATGTAGTTAtcacactccctcactttgtgaAGATAAGAGTGTAGTGCAGTTTAGGTGTCAAACCTGCGGCAACACTATTTTGCACCACTTTGTGCGTCTTCTTATTCATTTATCTAAGCTATGAATATAACATAATCTTTAAACATATCAATACTCTAACTGTAAACCTTGTTTGCAGATGTCAAGACATTCAGAAGAGGAAGGAGTATGTAGCTCTGGTGGACTCAGTACGGGACAACGGTGGAGACGTCAGGATATTCTCCAGCATGCACGTTTCTGGTGAACGTAAGTTTCTGATCACTTTGATTGTGTTAGCTTTTTATTGCGttgatttatttacattaagtaGTAGTATTGATTTTTATTCACTACATATATGCACAATACGTCACGCGCAAAATTAAATCCTAATAAAATGCACGTACGTCGCTATTAGAATGAAACGGTAGACACTTGTCTTGAGAGAGGGCATAATTTTCAAATTGACCTGGTCGGTAGTCGGTAGGACGGAAAAAGAAGTGGAAGACAAATGTACCCATATCATGATGAATGCAATTTTTTCTTTAGTTGACATTAATTTTGTGAAGTGTTCCTAGTCACTATGATGGCGGTCAATAAGTAAACTAGTCTAAACTAAACTAGACAACTTAGTAGCATTAGTGGCAACATCGCAATAAATTTTTTTGAAGAACTAGGTTGATCGCTAATATTATCAGGAACACACTAAGtgtcagttgcaccatccgcacttgacagactgatcaacgtcacccggcgcgccgcggcggtttactatgaaactttccatacaataaaatttagcgaactctttaacgacgacaaacagttggtgcaacctaCCCTAACTATTCAAAATTAATGACAATTCTTCGTAGGCACATTGTAAAACtgcagcattttttttttaacagaactAGACCAGCTAACAGGTGTGGCAGCCATTCTGCGATTCCCAATGCCCGAGTTGGAAGATAGCGACGAAGAAGACGAGGATTCAGATTCGGATTAACTTTCATACTACGGCCACACTATGCTCCTCGCGCAGCCGCGATGTTGCCCGCTCCGGCCGCACACTGCCCTACTCGCGcgattaacctttcgtatgcgcatgtcaaaaaattgccatataaatagcaatcgtaaCTTCATgttttaagttgaatatatatggagcagatctgcgcGACACTCCATACTTCATATTGCCGGTCCTTTGACTCGCgccaaaaaaccgacaaaataggGAGCGGTGGCAGGGGTGcaaaactcctcgcttcgggcaaactcggcttcgttcggctcagcattgctccgagcaattattagggttggcacaacttgacgtccctttgcgtgcacgaccgcAGATAAGATGAGGACTAATGAATTGAATTTTgataaccctaaatagccgaaagggatagtgccatatattagaaagggatagcatgattcgaccctgaactgctgtcaaacttcggttttgtaggaagtttcctttctgtacggtagtactattatttattctgtggcggcGGGCATGAAGAGTAGCGCGGCCACACTActacgtctctgcctacttcccATTCCACTCGAGTATGTGGCAGGGGTATTACACCTTTACCACAAGCGAATGTGCTCAAGGAACAAACTTTGGTGCAGTCAGCAGCAGGCGAGGTTGTTCTAAATGATCGCAGCACGAGCTTTTTGATACGGGTTTGTATTACACGGACGCAGATCCAGCTACTTCTGCACACAAATATTTCCTCAACTACTATTCAGTTAATAGTGTGCATGCAGCTATGGAGTTTATTAGTCTTGCTACAATTTTGGAACAAAGAGATAACAAATGAGCAGAGTTTGTACACTGTTGAATAACTGTACATTTGTTGTTGTTTCAAGTGGTTCAACTATTTCTTCAGCCGACTGTactgtacataaaaaaaagcaaaaatacgattcgaaaaaaatcaattaGCAGATAATCGATTAGTTTCGCGTTTGATTCCCATGACTGGTACATTTTTGGCGAATAGTCAAATATTCTGTTCGTTTTGCAAATGTTGTCTTTACAATTTGTTCCTGTTGTAAAAAACAACCTGTATAGTAGTAGTAGCTAATAAGATACAGTTTTCAAGTcgtcataaaaatatattgaattttcagtctttgttattattttgtatcgGAAATTGTTCTGTTGTTGCTGTCTGATGGTTATATTGACTCTATGCTCTGTGCTTGGCTCTTATTGTTATGAATATCAaatgttgtatatatatatgtctcaGGTACCGTTATGAACTCATGAGCGAactgtaattatttaaatgtttaataattataCTATAAAATTCAGCTCTTGGTTTTTATTCACTACCCTATTCTGTGTACAAAAACAATAATTGCATTAGTGGTAGCCTTTGTAGCTGCCGATGGCTCTGTAGATACATGTAGTCGCGCCGCCCTGGCGGCTATGGGATgcattagcacagaataagtaatagtattatcaactcgaattacctcgccccgcgacagcagattgacggccttttgccggccgctcagtactatttttaacagacttcaagatttcaaaggaggaggttctcaattcggttgtaggtttttttttttttttaagtttgttactccataactccgtcatttctagaccgattttgaaaattctttttttgattataagtatatacataaagattggtcccgtttcgccaaaaagcagttctgatgatgggatccatgaggaatcgagggaactcctcaaatattaaaggcatacgtatagtgattttagtattttcatcaacaaatcaagcacttacatttaaaaagtgacatttgatgaagtggaactgctgatgatgatcaaaacggaactcttcaatgacgcatagttcacgtttggcgatttgtcctcttcgttatgtttgtaaagcaagttaggttttcaagaaacatttttgtcaagttcgagttctgatgatgggatccatgaggaatccagggaactcctcaaatgtgaaaggcatacatatagtgatttttgtatttttatcaacaaatccagcatttccattttaaaaagtgacattagatgaagtggaactgctgatgatcagaatggaactctttaatgacgcatagtttacgtttggcgatttgtcctcttctttatgtttgttaagcaacttaagtttttaagacatatttttgtcaagctcgagttctgatgatgagacccacgaggaaccgtgggaactcctcaaatgtgaaaggcatacatatagtgatttttgtatttttatcaacaaatccagcatttacatttaaaaaattgacatttgatgaagtggaactgctgatgatgatcagaatggaactcttcaatgacacatagttcatgtttggcgatttgttttcttccttatggacccagacctaaacttagacccggactcggacccggacccgggtctgaacatggaccttaactcggacccggagccggaccgaactctgacccaaacttggacccggacagccggacacggacccggctcggatccggaccctgacccggacccggaaatgctactagaaaagttggttaggtgggtgggtggtttttgaactgcgattctcacagaacagaactgctatcagaaaagtaggttaggttagagctgtgacccttacagaaacgaaatgctatcagaaaagtaggttaggttaggttagaactgcgacccttacaaaaacgaaatgctactagaaaagtgggtcgttttacctccttttctacataattaggcaaaagatgctgtctttttcatttcattgtctggaatctaagagtgcaccatcaacagtaagtgaactttcagggtagtactattagttattctgtgctttcagcggcatcccccattgaagtcggttttttttttcttaaaaattattaagcaTCTACTCACACTATGACATATGACGCGTGAGCAGACGGcacgttcacacatagaaacgcaagtgatttttgatgtataccgTGTCCGCCCTGCGGCATTAGTTAGCTTATCAGACAGATAGCGCGATTCACGATTATACGGAACAGCGCCATTTAGcgtgttttataaattaaactaaCAAATCTGGGGTTAAAAATCTTGATAGCGCGATTCAAGATAGATTTTTAATACACCCAACTGCGCCATCTAGTGGAtgattcataaataaataaatatttggggacaatcttacacaaatcgacctagccccaaaccacAAGTAcaaggcgacgatatacatacttaaatagacaaatacatacttatatgtatacacAGAAAACGCCCatgattcaggaacaaatatccgtgctcatcacacaaataaatgtccttaacgggattcgaacctgggaccatcggcttcgcaggcagggtcactacccactaggccaaacagGTCGTCGAATATCATAAAAATCGGACTACTCTGTAAAAAGTTATGCGTGGTCacacattaaaaaaccggccaagtgcgaggcggactcgcgcacaagggttccgtaccattacgcaaaaaacggcaaaataataacgtttgttgtatgggagccccccttaaattttcattttattctgtttttagtatttgttgttatagcggcaacagaaatacaccatctgcgaaaatttcaactgtctagctatcacggttcatgagatacagcctggctggtgacagacggacagcggagtcttagtaatagggtcccgtttttaccctttgggtaccctaaaaaatataCGCGTCGACTTGAGAACCTCCGTTTCTACTAGTCCGGGTCATTATTCCGAGAAAAATCTTGATAGCGCGTTTCAGGATTTATACTATacggtacagcgccatctagcgagtgattcataattataaattatacaaattccTTACAAGCCTGCGACATTCCGAGAAAATTTTGATAGCGCGTTTCAGGATTTTCACTACACGGAACAGCGCCATAGATGGCTAGAGCGAGTGAttcataaattaaacaaaatctgTACTAGTACCAGTCATTATTCCGAGAAAAATCATGATGCGCGTTtcaacatttttacttttttcataaattaaacaaaaacaagtgAAAAGGCATATTTATAGGGAATCCCTACTAGGGATCTATCTGGAATATGTGGACCATTGTTAAAGAAACGCCATAACCTCTCAAtactttattttcatttagCTACATGTTAAGCCATGGCCGCCTCCAAAGCCTGTATCTTCTGTTTCCGCTTCTCACTTTTCTTGTCTTCCTTGACCTTTTCATCATGTAAACGCCTCTTTTTCCTAAGCAGCCAGATTTCCTTCTTGCGGGCTTCTTGGCCGGCCTTCATGCTCTTGTAGAGGTTCCGATGCTTCTTACGGACGAGTTTTTCGCGAAGCCTGAAGGCTTGCTTGTCCTCTATTTCTTTTTGATAGGGATGTTCCTTATGAGTTACGCCCGCTGTAACTGCCATTGCCTTTTTCTGGAATATTAATTTTGAGGTTAATTATATTGATGTCGCAGGCGATTTAGTGCTCGATGATGTTTAGTGTAGCTAAGAAAATATTCTTGTGTTATAAttaggcatcgtaaactgcgagcgaaatccattaaagtactagggttgttactggttgtcatacgtcatttcaatggatttcgctcgcagtttacgatgcctggttataattgttataaaatacAGGTTTATGCACCTTTTTCCAGCTTTTCGGACAGACATTAAAGATAAAGGTAAAGCTATCTCATCTGTGATAATCGTCATGCGTTTTTTTGACCTTTTGCCTATGaaatgatgataaaaaaaaagaatgattgctattttattttatgattgcAGGCAAAAAGGCTATTATGGATTAATCCTTTACATAATTACGGAACCATGGGGTCCctcccggacatttggaaggcgtgcaTGGGGCAGAAGGTAACATATAGAGGCCCCTTATATGAAGACAATTTACACCAACCAACGATTATTCCTGTATCCTTATATCTATTAATGGTTGACTAAAATTATAGTAAGTATTTTACCTTCTCCTTCGCCATCGTCTTCTTCTCTAAATTCTGGTCATCACCGTCTACTTCCTCTTCAGAAGAAGATTCTTCAGCCACCTCTTCCTGGTACTGTCGGGTCAATGCTTCTTCTGCACCTTCTTCATCTGAGTTATTCTCCATGCCTTCTTTGTCTTCATCACTGGCTTCCGCAATGTCTTCATCTGAAGCTTCATCATCTGTAAGAAACATAAATTCAATAAGTTAGTCCGTAATTCTAAGAACCAACCATCTTACCCAAAGgatttttactaagactccctattactaagactccactgtccgtctgtctgtcaccaggctgtatctcatgaaccgtgatagctagacagttgaaattttcacagatgatgtatttccgttgccgctataacagcaaatactaaaaagtacgaaaccctcggtgggcgagcccaaCTCGCACttctccggtttttttttgtatgttgtaACTTTTTAATCTGTTGTGATAAAAAATAGACAACTAAATTAAATAGCAAGGCACGTCTTCACagaccgagctgcttcgcgTGGCAATTTCCTCGTGAGGCGGCTCGTCCTGTTTGGATCCGCCTAATAAGACATGCAATGTCACTTTTTGTGGTTAAATTGTAAATCAGCTATGGTTTAGCTATTAGCACCTAGTTTTATGATTTGACAAACTTACTTTGAGGCTTAAATTCAGGATCGTTGAGTGCTCTCTGCTCAGGTGGAATGTACACTTGATCCTTGGTCTTGTCAACAAACGGAGACAAATGTGGTGGCAGCACAGCTCCAATCAAATACTTGTTGATAGGCAATAGAATCCTTGCATTGACACTGTCAAACACCCACTGGGGCTGTATGTAGTAGCGGGAAAGGAACTGCTTGTCCATGCTTGGCCTGTCCACAATCTGGTAGTTTATCGACTCATCTGACTCATCAAAAGTAGCCCCAACAAACATATTGCGGTCCCACGACACCTCACCACCGAAGCAGCGAATCAGGAACACCAAAGGTTCTCTAGGGACTTCTCTGTTAATGAAAAACTTTAAGCCTTTGAACATGGTTTTGAGTTTCTTTACTTTTTCGGCTTCAAGCTTTGCATCTTCCAGTTTCTGTGGGTCTTCATCTTCTGTATTGAATATGTCGATTTCGGGCAATTCTTCAGCTTCATTTGAGCCTTCTACTCTGGCTAGAGACATGTTCATGGCTGCGATTCTTTCAGCTACATAAGCTCTTTCATCAATGAGATCTTTCTCTGAGCTTGATGAGAATGCTGCAGTCAGTTTTGGGGGGTAGACCAAATTCAAGGAGTGGTAAAGTTTGAAGTTCACAAAGCCAAGCATCATTGTGTAGAACTCAACAAAAGTAGACATGATTTTGAAGTCTACTTCATCCTTGCTTTGAGgctgaaaaattaaattaaatgtgttAGAAAAATAACGCTCACATAACTTTTCATTTATAAGTACTCCATAATATATGTTACTCTCCGAAGGccacaaaaatatgtgacacgctcttacgGCTCTACAAATTAGATCGTGTCAGAAATTTTTGCAGCCTTCGttgagtaacatattattgcaggtgactgtaacTATAATATCAAGAGTCAGGAGAGAtgaccatggggggaagagcaTCCTCAAAGTAGATCCCAGATGCCTTGGGACAACAACATcaagtggctccaagtcgcacagaactgtgaagaatggcgcaaaatgaaggaggcctacacccgaagaatagaaaagggctaaagagagagagagagagagagtcaGGAGATTAAagttattaaaacaaatttattttaattacctgGAATGAGAAATGATGCGGCACAATCCAAGTTATAGTCTGCCCTTCAATTTCAGCTTGGTAATAATATCCTTTGACTGACACAAACACTTTCCGCAATGCCTTCGCAGCAATAACTGCATGCATGAACTCCACCGTCAGCCTTCTGCACAGCATGGACTGGTCTCTCGGCACCCTCTTAAGTGACGGGAATGTGCTGAACAGGAAGCACAGAGTAAGGCAGTCATCCAAGTCTCGGAGGGCATCCACAAATGTAGGGTATCTCTCTTTCACAATATGGTCTATGTTTATTTCTGGGTAGTCTCGCAAGAACTTCCTCATCTGTCCATATTGACGCATGGCTCTTGCTTTGCGGATTTTTTGTTGATACACCTTGAACACAGTAAATTggcatgatgacaaattttgaaatcccttttaatatgtcggtacacttgtattggttccgaaaaacacaatatttcagcTATACTCATGTTTTAATACAAATTGCATTTTTTATAGCTACTTTAACCTCGCGCGAAAACGCCTCGCGTCAATTTGTGATGTCACGGTTTAGTTGGCGGCAGCGTGGTAGACATTGTTTACATGAGTACTTTACACAcgtgtaacaatattttttttacgtaataaatgtttaatggcGATATAAAAAataggttcatgagatacagcctggtgacagacagacagacggacagtgggcttagtaatagggtcccgtttttactctttgggtacggaaccctaaaaattaagttCTTAACATACAATGATGCAATATACTTACTTTTAAATCTCTCAGCTTCCATATTATAGGCTCGTGTAACAAGAATTTGATGTCCTTTGTGTGATAGAGTGTTTTAATGCCACCGGCGCCTTGTTGAGCCCTCTTACGGTTGCGGGGTTCCCTGGGATATATTCCTTTCAAAATGCAAATTCGTCGGAAGTCTTTAAGAGAGAGCTGCAGTTTCTTTAAAGCAGCTTTTCTAGTCATAAATTGAGCTCCCTCTCCGGAGGAATACTGTAAAAATAGAGGTTTTTATGTTATGTATGCTAAAAACACGTGTGGGATACAGATTTGTTGGTTATTTGATGCGATATTATAACTGTAATTATTTGCGACaaaccttcttcttcttctttgacaCCATTTTAGTATCTGAATTTGTAAATTAGTATTACTTCTACAATGTCTTAATGCACTTTTATactgttatttaaattaaactttatttatttctgcAACATGCGCAGTACTCAAAACGTCATTTTGACAAAAGGATCGCTTAGTGTTGCtagtcaaataattaaaatttcaacagattataagtaaatttattGCACACGGTGTAACAGATACATGTTGGGGATTGGGGTACTTGTGCAGGTTAAATCATGTTATATTATAGgcattgtttaagtagtatcaAACCAAAAGCATGCAGCTCGTTTGGTGTATGTGACAGCGTGACCCAACTGCACACAACGGGTTAGTTGCGTGGGTACAAATTATCATTTCATATCATAAAAGTTGCATGTAACATGCGTGCGACTGGCACAAGAAAGTACGCGATGTACAAGCATACGTAAGTAAATTATGCACCTAACTTTTTAGGCGTGTTCGCGTTTTTAATCCGGGTACTTGCTCCAGTACTATGCGGCATGCG
This genomic stretch from Cydia strobilella chromosome 6, ilCydStro3.1, whole genome shotgun sequence harbors:
- the LOC134742037 gene encoding pescadillo homolog; translation: MVSKKKKKYSSGEGAQFMTRKAALKKLQLSLKDFRRICILKGIYPREPRNRKRAQQGAGGIKTLYHTKDIKFLLHEPIIWKLRDLKVYQQKIRKARAMRQYGQMRKFLRDYPEINIDHIVKERYPTFVDALRDLDDCLTLCFLFSTFPSLKRVPRDQSMLCRRLTVEFMHAVIAAKALRKVFVSVKGYYYQAEIEGQTITWIVPHHFSFQPQSKDEVDFKIMSTFVEFYTMMLGFVNFKLYHSLNLVYPPKLTAAFSSSSEKDLIDERAYVAERIAAMNMSLARVEGSNEAEELPEIDIFNTEDEDPQKLEDAKLEAEKVKKLKTMFKGLKFFINREVPREPLVFLIRCFGGEVSWDRNMFVGATFDESDESINYQIVDRPSMDKQFLSRYYIQPQWVFDSVNARILLPINKYLIGAVLPPHLSPFVDKTKDQVYIPPEQRALNDPEFKPQNDEASDEDIAEASDEDKEGMENNSDEEGAEEALTRQYQEEVAEESSSEEEVDGDDQNLEKKTMAKEKKKAMAVTAGVTHKEHPYQKEIEDKQAFRLREKLVRKKHRNLYKSMKAGQEARKKEIWLLRKKRRLHDEKVKEDKKSEKRKQKIQALEAAMA